A part of Thermococcus sp. EP1 genomic DNA contains:
- the shyB gene encoding NAD(P)-dependent hydrogenase/sulfhydrogenase 2 subunit beta, with amino-acid sequence MRYVKLPQENFEEFFNSLKKWGIVYAPVKKENIYSFQKVQDVSEVALDYTRTMLPPKKFFVRPKDEMLKLKEGHWEEANGTEPIVLFGVHSCDIHGLEILDKVYLSDPVDPYYKKRRENSIIIGISCMPDEYCFCKSLGTDFAMHGFDLFLHELPDGWLVRVGSVKGHEIAWGSEELFEELTEEDMKNFREFEEKRANSFQKHLNKEGLEDMLDLAYNSPVWKKYERICLGCGNCNMVCPTCRCYEVCDLWMNAYEAVRVRRYDSCFMDSHGLVAGGHNFRPTRLDRFRHRYYCKSYFDPSAGFNCVGCGRCDEFCPAKIEHVKVLDEVREGLQ; translated from the coding sequence TTGCGGTACGTAAAGTTACCTCAGGAAAATTTTGAGGAATTCTTTAATTCGCTGAAGAAATGGGGCATTGTCTATGCTCCAGTAAAAAAAGAAAATATCTACTCATTTCAAAAAGTTCAGGATGTTTCAGAAGTAGCCTTGGATTACACAAGGACAATGCTTCCGCCAAAAAAGTTCTTTGTAAGGCCAAAAGACGAGATGCTTAAGCTTAAAGAGGGCCATTGGGAGGAGGCTAATGGCACAGAGCCTATAGTTCTCTTTGGGGTTCATTCCTGCGATATACACGGGTTAGAAATTTTGGACAAAGTTTATTTGAGTGATCCAGTGGATCCGTACTACAAAAAAAGACGGGAGAACTCAATAATAATAGGTATAAGCTGTATGCCAGATGAATACTGTTTTTGCAAGAGTTTGGGCACAGACTTTGCCATGCACGGGTTCGACTTGTTTTTACATGAGCTTCCCGATGGCTGGCTTGTCAGAGTTGGGAGTGTAAAGGGACATGAGATTGCATGGGGAAGTGAAGAACTCTTTGAGGAGCTAACTGAAGAAGACATGAAGAATTTTAGAGAATTTGAGGAAAAAAGAGCTAATTCGTTCCAGAAACACCTTAACAAAGAGGGACTTGAAGACATGCTTGATCTAGCATACAACAGTCCTGTGTGGAAGAAATACGAGAGAATCTGTCTTGGCTGTGGGAACTGTAACATGGTCTGTCCAACATGCAGGTGTTACGAAGTTTGTGACCTCTGGATGAACGCATATGAAGCAGTGAGAGTTAGACGCTATGATTCCTGTTTCATGGATAGCCATGGATTGGTGGCAGGGGGACATAATTTCAGACCAACTCGCTTAGATCGCTTTAGACATCGGTACTACTGTAAGAGTTACTTTGATCCCTCTGCGGGCTTTAATTGCGTTGGTTGTGGACGATGTGATGAATTCTGCCCAGCAAAGATAGAACACGTTAAAGTTCTTGATGAGGTAAGGGAGGGATTGCAATGA